Proteins found in one Zea mays cultivar B73 chromosome 1, Zm-B73-REFERENCE-NAM-5.0, whole genome shotgun sequence genomic segment:
- the LOC100384051 gene encoding Chitin elicitor-binding protein-like precursor (The RefSeq protein has 1 substitution compared to this genomic sequence), with protein MSPFAARVASLAALLLALLLAAPASAANFTCATVGKTCQSAIGYAVPNATTYGELVARFNATTTLAELLGANGLPATTPASTPLAAKATVRVPFRCRCGSNGVGQSDGGPFYVVYPLDGLDHIAREVFGGFVTYQEIATANNITNVNLIVVGQKLRIPLPCTCDQVDGADVMHFAYSVAKGDDPPGIAARFGVTETTLLSVNKITDPKTSLQQGQILDVPLPVCKSSVGNASADYNLLVPNGTYVLTADDCIQCSCSASNYEHLDCTPVKGGRCPAVPPCSGGLTLGQVNGTGCASRMCAYSGYTNTTSLTIHTSLVPANETACQNGGAARAEFAGSVLRTSLIAFLMSPILICLL; from the exons ATGTCGCCGTTCGCCGCCCGCGTGGCCTCCTTGGCCGCGCTGCTGCTCGCCCTCCTGCTCGCGGCGCCGGCCTCGGCCGCCAACTTCACCTGCGCCACAGTGGGCAAAACGTGCCAGTCGGCGATCGGGTACGCGGTGCCCAACGCGACCACGTACGGGGAGCTGGTGGCGCGGTTCAACGCCACCACGACGCTGGCGGAGCTGCTGGGCGCCAACGGCCTCCCCGCCACGACGCCGGCCTCGACGCCGCTGGCGGCCAAGGCCACGGTGCGCGTGCCGTTCCGGTGCCGGTGCGGGAGCAACGGCGTGGGGCAGTCGGACGGGGGACCCTTCTACGTGGTGTACCCGCTGGACGGGCTGGACCACATCGCGCGGGAGGTGTTCGGCGGCTTCGTCACCTACCAGGAGATCGCCACCGCCAACAACATCACCAACGTCAACCTCATCGTCGTCGGGCAGAAGCTCAGGATCCCGCTGCCCTGCACCTGCGACCAGGTGGACGGCGCCGACGTCATGCACTTCGCCTACAGCGTCGCCAAGGGGGACGACCCGCCCGGCATCGCCGCCAGGTTCGGGGTCACCGAGACCACGCTGCTGAGTGTGAATAAGATCACCGACCCCAAGACCAGCCTGCAGCAGGGGCAGATCCTGGATGTCCCCCTCCCTG TGTGCAAGTCATCGGTCGGCAACGCCTCGGCTGACTACAACCTGCTCGTCCCGAACGGCACCTACGTGCTCACCGCCGACGACTGCATCCAGTGCAGCTGCAGCGCGAGCAACTACGAGCA TCTAGACTGCACTCCGGTGAAAGGCGGAAGGTGCCCGGCGGTGCCGCCGTGCAGTGGAGGCCTGACGCTCGGGCAGGTCAACGGCACCGGTTGCGCGTCCAGGATGTGCGCTTACAGCGGTTATACCAACACCACGTCCCTCACCATACATACCAGCCTTGTGCCTGCAAATGAGACTGCGTGCCAGA ACGGAGGAGCTGCGAGAGCGGAGTTTGCCGGGTCCGTGTTGAGGACGTCTCTCATCGCCTTCCTCATGTCGCTGATCCTCATCTGCTTGCTATAG
- the LOC100384051 gene encoding chitin elicitor-binding protein-like isoform X2 yields MSPFAARVASLAALLLALLLAAPASAANFTCATVGKTCQSAIGYAVPNATTYGELVARFNATTTLAELLGANGLPATTPASTPLAAKATVRVPFRCRCGSNGVGQSDGGPFYVVYPLDGLDHIAREVFGGFVTYQEIATANNITNVNLIVVGQKLRIPLPCTCDQVDGADVMHFAYSVAKGDDPPGIAARFGVTETTLLSVNKITDPKTSLQQGQILDVPLPVCKSSVGNASADYNLLVPNGTYVLTADDCIQCSCSASNYEHLDCTPVKGGRCPAVPPCSGGLTLGQVNGTGCASRMCAYSGYTNTTSLTIHTSLVPANETACQNGGAARAEFAGSVLRTSLIAFLMSLILICLL; encoded by the exons ATGTCGCCGTTCGCCGCCCGCGTGGCCTCCTTGGCCGCGCTGCTGCTCGCCCTCCTGCTCGCGGCGCCGGCCTCGGCCGCCAACTTCACCTGCGCCACAGTGGGCAAAACGTGCCAGTCGGCGATCGGGTACGCGGTGCCCAACGCGACCACGTACGGGGAGCTGGTGGCGCGGTTCAACGCCACCACGACGCTGGCGGAGCTGCTGGGCGCCAACGGCCTCCCCGCCACGACGCCGGCCTCGACGCCGCTGGCGGCCAAGGCCACGGTGCGCGTGCCGTTCCGGTGCCGGTGCGGGAGCAACGGCGTGGGGCAGTCGGACGGGGGACCCTTCTACGTGGTGTACCCGCTGGACGGGCTGGACCACATCGCGCGGGAGGTGTTCGGCGGCTTCGTCACCTACCAGGAGATCGCCACCGCCAACAACATCACCAACGTCAACCTCATCGTCGTCGGGCAGAAGCTCAGGATCCCGCTGCCCTGCACCTGCGACCAGGTGGACGGCGCCGACGTCATGCACTTCGCCTACAGCGTCGCCAAGGGGGACGACCCGCCCGGCATCGCCGCCAGGTTCGGGGTCACCGAGACCACGCTGCTGAGTGTGAATAAGATCACCGACCCCAAGACCAGCCTGCAGCAGGGGCAGATCCTGGATGTCCCCCTCCCTG TGTGCAAGTCATCGGTCGGCAACGCCTCGGCTGACTACAACCTGCTCGTCCCGAACGGCACCTACGTGCTCACCGCCGACGACTGCATCCAGTGCAGCTGCAGCGCGAGCAACTACGAGCA TCTAGACTGCACTCCGGTGAAAGGCGGAAGGTGCCCGGCGGTGCCGCCGTGCAGTGGAGGCCTGACGCTCGGGCAGGTCAACGGCACCGGTTGCGCGTCCAGGATGTGCGCTTACAGCGGTTATACCAACACCACGTCCCTCACCATACATACCAGCCTTGTGCCTGCAAATGAGACTGCGTGCCAGA ACGGAGGAGCTGCGAGAGCGGAGTTTGCCGGGTCCGTGTTGAGGACGTCTCTCATCGCCTTCCTCATGTCGCTGATCCTCATCTGCTTGCTATAG
- the LOC100384051 gene encoding chitin elicitor-binding protein-like isoform X3 has protein sequence MSPFAARVASLAALLLALLLAAPASAANFTCATVGKTCQSAIGYAVPNATTYGELVARFNATTTLAELLGANGLPATTPASTPLAAKATVRVPFRCRCGSNGVGQSDGGPFYVVYPLDGLDHIAREVFGGFVTYQEIATANNITNVNLIVVGQKLRIPLPCTCDQVDGADVMHFAYSVAKGDDPPGIAARFGVTETTLLSVNKITDPKTSLQQGQILDVPLPVCKSSVGNASADYNLLVPNGTYVLTADDCIQCSCSASNYEQLHSGERRKVPGGAAVQWRPDARAGQRHRLRVQDVRLQRLYQHHVPHHTYQPCACK, from the exons ATGTCGCCGTTCGCCGCCCGCGTGGCCTCCTTGGCCGCGCTGCTGCTCGCCCTCCTGCTCGCGGCGCCGGCCTCGGCCGCCAACTTCACCTGCGCCACAGTGGGCAAAACGTGCCAGTCGGCGATCGGGTACGCGGTGCCCAACGCGACCACGTACGGGGAGCTGGTGGCGCGGTTCAACGCCACCACGACGCTGGCGGAGCTGCTGGGCGCCAACGGCCTCCCCGCCACGACGCCGGCCTCGACGCCGCTGGCGGCCAAGGCCACGGTGCGCGTGCCGTTCCGGTGCCGGTGCGGGAGCAACGGCGTGGGGCAGTCGGACGGGGGACCCTTCTACGTGGTGTACCCGCTGGACGGGCTGGACCACATCGCGCGGGAGGTGTTCGGCGGCTTCGTCACCTACCAGGAGATCGCCACCGCCAACAACATCACCAACGTCAACCTCATCGTCGTCGGGCAGAAGCTCAGGATCCCGCTGCCCTGCACCTGCGACCAGGTGGACGGCGCCGACGTCATGCACTTCGCCTACAGCGTCGCCAAGGGGGACGACCCGCCCGGCATCGCCGCCAGGTTCGGGGTCACCGAGACCACGCTGCTGAGTGTGAATAAGATCACCGACCCCAAGACCAGCCTGCAGCAGGGGCAGATCCTGGATGTCCCCCTCCCTG TGTGCAAGTCATCGGTCGGCAACGCCTCGGCTGACTACAACCTGCTCGTCCCGAACGGCACCTACGTGCTCACCGCCGACGACTGCATCCAGTGCAGCTGCAGCGCGAGCAACTACGAGCA ACTGCACTCCGGTGAAAGGCGGAAGGTGCCCGGCGGTGCCGCCGTGCAGTGGAGGCCTGACGCTCGGGCAGGTCAACGGCACCGGTTGCGCGTCCAGGATGTGCGCTTACAGCGGTTATACCAACACCACGTCCCTCACCATACATACCAGCCTTGTGCCTGCAAATGA
- the LOC100383521 gene encoding putative AMP-dependent synthetase and ligase superfamily protein: protein MDGSMWCAANYVPLTPLSFLERAAVVYGDRAAVVCGDRRFSWRETRERCLAGAAALARLGVGRRDVVAVIASNVPAMYELHFSVPMTGAVLCTLNTRHDAAMVSVLLKHSEAKVFLVESQFHAVARDALRLLADAKDRLPLVITVSDPSSSSSTGDGRGSNDGSVAVAEYEALLRSAPRDFEIRWPADERDPISLNYTSGTTSRPKGVIYSHRGAFLNTLATVLVNEMATMPVYLWTVPMFHCNGWCMVWATAAQGGTSVCIGSVSPGVVFDHIVRHGVTNMGGAPTVLSMLANAPAADRKPLPRRVRISTGGAPPPPQVLAKMDELGFDVAHGYGLTETYGPATTCVWKPEWDALPPAERARMKALQGVAHAMVQEVAIKDPASMETLPSDGRAVGEVMLRGNTVMGGYYKDAGATEEAMRGGWLRTGDLGVRHPNGYIQLKDRSKDIIISGGENISSIEVESVLFGHPAVLDAAVVARPDDHWGEAPCAFVTLRDGARATADDIIRFCRARLPHYMAPRTVVFSDLPKTSTGKTQKYLLREKARAMGGLRKPDRSRL, encoded by the exons ATGGACGGATCCATGTGGTGCGCTGCCAACTACGTGCCTCTGACGCCGCTCAGCTTCCTGGAGCGCGCCGCGGTCGTGTACGGCGACCGCGCGGCCGTCGTTTGCGGCGATAGGCGGTTCTCGTGGCGCGAGACGAGGGAGCGGTGCCTCGCCGGGGCAGCCGCGCTCGCTCGTCTCGGCGTTGGCCGCCGCGACGTG GTCGCGGTCATCGCCTCGAACGTACCGGCGATGTACGAGCTCCATTTCAGCGTGCCGATGACCGGCGCCGTCCTGTGCACGCTCAACACCCGCCACGACGCGGCCATGGTGTCCGTCCTGCTGAAACACTCGGAAGCCAAGGTCTTCCTCGTGGAGTCGCAGTTCCACGCCGTGGCCCGCGACGCGCTCAGGCTCCTCGCCGACGCCAAAGACAGGCTTCCTCTCGTCATCACGGTCtctgaccccagcagcagcagcagcaccggcGACGGCCGCGGCAGCAACGACGGCAGCGTCGCGGTCGCGGAGTACGAAGCGCTTCTGCGGAGCGCGCCGCGCGACTTCGAAATCCGGTGGCCGGCAGACGAGCGCGACCCGATATCGCTGAACTACACGTCGGGCACCACGTCGAGGCCCAAGGGCGTCATCTACAGCCACCGCGGCGCGTTCCTCAACACGCTGGCCACGGTGCTCGTCAACGAGATGGCGACCATGCCCGTGTACCTCTGGACCGTGCCTATGTTCCACTGCAACGGGTGGTGCATGGTGTGGGCCACCGCGGCGCAGGGCGGCACGAGCGTCTGCATCGGCAGCGTGTCCCCCGGGGTGGTCTTCGACCACATCGTGCGCCACGGCGTCACCAACATGGGCGGCGCGCCCACGGTGCTCAGCATGCTCGCGAACGCGCCGGCGGCGGATCGGAAGCCGCTGCCGAGGAGGGTCCGCATCTCCACGGgcggcgcgccgccgccgccgcaggtgCTGGCCAAGATGGACGAGCTCGGCTTCGACGTCGCGCACGGGTACGGGCTCACCGAGACGTACGGCCCGGCGACGACGTGCGTGTGGAAGCCCGAGTGGGACGCGCTGCCGCCCGCGGAGCGCGCCCGGATGAAGGCGCTGCAGGGCGTCGCTCACGCCATGGTCCAGGAGGTCGCCATCAAGGACCCGGCGAGCATGGAGACGTTGCCCTCCGACGGGCGCGCCGTGGGCGAGGTGATGCTCCGGGGGAACACGGTCATGGGCGGGTACTACAAGGACGCGGGGGCCACGGAGGAGGCCATGCGCGGCGGGTGGCTGCGCACGGGCGACCTCGGCGTGCGCCACCCGAACGGGTACATCCAGCTCAAGGACCGGTCCAAGGACATCATCATCTCGGGCGGCGAGAACATCAGCTCCATCGAGGTGGAGTCGGTGCTGTTCGGGCACCCCGCGGTGCTCGACGCCGCGGTGGTCGCGCGGCCCGACGACCACTGGGGCGAGGCGCCGTGCGCGTTCGTCACGCTCAGGGACGGCGCGAGAGCCACCGCGGACGACATCATCCGCTTCTGCCGGGCTCGGCTGCCGCACTACATGGCGCCCAGGACGGTGGTGTTCAGCGACCTCCCCAAGACTTCGACCGGCAAGACGCAGAAGTATCTGCTCCGGGAGAAGGCGAGGGCCATGGGAGGCCTGCGCAAGCCAGATCGAAGCAGGCTCTAG